The DNA segment GGCCAATGTTGTAGAATTCCGCTTCCTCCAGGACCCCTGACACAGAGCAGCACCCCCATCACTCCCACTGCCCCCATGCCCCGTTCTCACCTTgtcccctccatccccaccccctgctccAGTCACACTAGGGTGATGAGCCTCTCTGAGTTCAGGGCTCAGGCAAGAGGAAACACTTCCTTCTTGGGGACCCACACTCTCTATAGCAGGGCTAAGAGGCTGCCGTTCAACCCCACCATCTCCCTGCTGTGCTAAGCACAGCGACCCGGGACACCTGCCAGTCCCCCAGTCTGGGGCTAACCAGAGGCAGCAGGCCTGTGGGACTGGACCCTAGAAGGCCACAGTGAGAGGGGCCTTGGCTGACCCCGATTACATGCTCCCACTGATGAAGCACATGCTAAGCGGCAGGCAGCACCATGCCAGGCATGTTGCACTCTTTACTGTAGTTCGTTCTCAGCACGAGAAGTAGGTACTTTCATCACCCCCACCGAGCAAACAGGGAAACCAAGGGCCAGGCAAGGCAGTAGCTATGCAACACCTCACACCCGGcacggggcagggctggggttcaCACTCAAGTTCCTCTGCCCTCCAATCCCACTAAGTGCACAATCTTTGTGCACGTGCATCTGCCTGACCAACCACACTTCACAGTCTGCAGAGCCTGTCCTGTGCTCATCACAAGCCCCAGGGTGTTCTTGTCCCCACGCAGTTAAGGGAACCATCTTAGAGACTGAGTGAGTCCCTCTCAAGTGAAGGGGACAGCCCTCAGCCTTTGGATTCCCCTCAGCTCCTCAGGGCAGGGACACTTCTGGTCCTTTGCACAATTGGCCTCTGGGCTCCTCGGGGACAGGACCCACATCTGATGTCCCTGGCTGTCCCCAGTGCTCACATCCACCTAACACAGAGGAGGCAGTCAGTGAGTGCTACTGCCAGGAATGCCCCCCGTGGAGCCCTACAGATGACAGACAACAAACTCTGTATCACGGGTCCTTGGTGCCAGGCATGGCACTAAGTGACACACTTGTATCCGCTCCTTTTATCTTCACAGCAGCTCAGCAAGGGGGGTGCTATTGTTACCCCATTCCACAGATGCAGGCTTGGAGGCACAAGGTGATAAGTGACTTTCTAGGGTTCACACACTAGTCAGTTTCCTGCCAAAGCCCCTGGCCCCTTGGAGCAGGGCCCTAATCCTGTCTGAAGGTGCTGGGAATGCCAGGGCTTTGACAAACCCAGAACCTGTAAACAGGTGTTAGCTGTGACGCTGGAGTGTTTAGCTCCCTTCCCCATGGGAGCGGCTTTTGGGCCCAGGCCACGCCCATGGTGTCTGCTCCCCCAGGGGCCATCAGGAAAGCTGTGGGGCTCCCAGAGCCGATGCCTAGAGTGGGCTCTGATTCTGAAGCCCTGGTCCTCTGGAGAGTCACCTGGCCTCTAGACCACTGTATCCCACAGGGGTCAGGAGGGAAGGATGTGGCCCGAGTGAGGAGGGAGGGGCTGTGTTAGACCCCTTCAGGGTACAAGCCCCGGGACTTGTGATGCCTGTTTTCTCAGAACACATCCCTAATGGAGATCACTGCCCCACTTTATACACACAGTGGAGACTCAGAAAGGAAAAGTGACAAGTCCAAGCTGGCCTGGCTGGGTCAGCTGACCCAAAGCCACACCCTGTGCTCTAAGAAAAAGTGGGCTTGGCACCCACCTATAGTCCCTACTCCAGGCTGTGGTTCTGCCAAGAAGCCATTCTCCCAGGCACGGCTTCCCTGCCATCTGCTGGGCCAGGAAGTGGCCATCTACAGGGCCTCAGCTACCCAGCCTGGGAGGGACCAAAACGCCCGCTGGGGAGCGGCCTCCCCGCTCCCCTTCCTCCACCCACAACCAGCACTGTGCAGCAGAGGCTGTCAGATCTCAGGAAGAGTCACCCGTTCCACCTCCCTGCTGACTGAGAGCCCTCACCACGCATCTGAGATACCCGATCACTCAAAGAAAGAGGCATACCTCTTCCCATGGCCATTTCTACCCCCACCCGGCTCACCACTGGCTTCCCAGGAAGCCAGGGGAAAGGACATCCCTGCCCCCGGCGGCAGCTGCCGGCCTCACGGGcttcctctctcttctgcctGTGTTTCGGCCACTTCCCCAGAAGCACCACCCGGTGGAAGCACCCAGTGGAAGCATGGGCCAGTCACCTTGGCCCCAGGCTCAGCCTGGGCAGAGGCTTTGGCATCCAGTCCTGTCTGAGATGAGAAGCAGCAGGaaacatggaagaaaacagaggtCTCCTCTGGATAGGAGAAATGCCTTTCGACCACCATGGAAGGCCCTGGCAGGCTAGAGAAGACAGGCTTAGGATGCAGGCCCTGGCCAGCCCCCTGGACCAACTTACCCTCCTCGGCCATGTCCTTGTCTAGCACCAGCTTGCCATGCCGGAGGAAGTTGAGGATGGGCCCAAAGTAGGTGGGGTCGCGGTCAATGAGGTAGGCCCCCGTCTCATCCTATGAAGACAAGGGGCACAGGCAGTGAGAAAAGAGTGAGCCCCGCTTCCCTGCTGACCCTGCACATACCCCCACCCTTCAGTCCCAGTAAAGGATAgagggagggtgggtgggggcacAGTGTTTGCTCCAAAACGGAGTGGTATGATGGAGTAAAAGGGCCTTGGGGTCAGATACAGCTAGGTTCAGATCCTGCCTCTACCTtttcctgactctgtgacctcgggtcagtgacttgacctctctgagccttgctcCTCTCCCCCACAACCGGGGAGAATTGTGAGCAGCCAGTGAAGTTTCAGCGGCACCCAATCCAGTGTAGGGCTCAGGGATCGTCCCTCTTAAAGGTTGTTGCCTGAAGCCAGCCCTACATGGTCTCCACCAGATCCCAGTTATTCTGGGGATGTTTACAAGTTTCCAAAGGAGCTGCTACCTCATTGGATACCCTCCCCCTGCAAGGAGGCTTGAGAGAGTTTCAGTGAAACTCtacagagagaagacagagacaTCAGCAGGTAAagagactcacccaaggtcacagcaTCAGAAGGTCAGGAAATGGGAGAGAAGGGACCTTAGAGGTCAACGCCAGGCTGGACCCCTGGGGCTACAGACAGGAGGCTGAGCTGGAGCAGGGAAGGATCTGACCCAAGGTCATGCAGGCAGTTTGCAGCAGAACCGAGATGGGAACCCAGAAATGGTGCCCTAGGCCAGCGTTCCTCCCCATGAAGCCCAGCTCAGAAGGAACCTGGGATTTCTCCACCCAGCTCCCTGTACCCCTAGGCCACCCACACCCCAAAGGGGAGGGAGAAGCAGACTCTAACTCCTGTGATGCAGGAGTCCAGTTTGGGGAGGAGAGAAGGCCCTTTGTGTCTGTCCTCCCCACAGCGCCAAAAAAATGGGAGAGACCTTATCCAATAGTCTCCTGGGTGGGGAGCCCAGGGTAGAGCTCAAAAGCTCCAAATGGCCCCAGCCTGGCGTTGTCCTGTTGCCAAGGCAATGGGCACATCGCTCACTCTCTGatccacttccttctcccctcctccgaCCAGTTCTTCTTGCCTCCAGCTCTTCGGAGCAACCCCGCGAGCAGGCCTGGCTGAATAGCCAGATTCCAGCGAGCGAGGGATCCCCAGCGGCCGCCCACCCCATGGGCCTTACCCGGTCGGACTGCAGCTCTTCCCCCTGGCATAGGCGGCTGAGGAAGGACTTCTGCTCGCGGCACAGTGTCTGCCTGGTGGTCAGGAACACCGTGCCCCCCACGTTGAGCCGCACCCACTTGCCCCAGCCGCCCGCCCCCGCCGGCGGCGCTGCCTCACCGGCCTCCATCCTCATCGCTCTTCCCAGCGTCTGCATCCTCCGGGcaaggaggctggaggtgggcaGGTACCGAGCGCCGGGCATGCCGGGAGCTGTAGTCCCAGCCGCCGCGGGAGGATGCGGCGGGAGCGAGGATCTTGCCTTTCCCTAGCCCCGCCCTACTTTGTCCTTTCTGGGAGGTCTACAAACGAGGGTCTTTTAAAGACACTCTTGGCCAAAGTGCTCTGTGTTTGGGGAAGGTCAAATTCGAGGTAACTGGGAAAATAATGAGTGATACCCCAAATCAGCAATCCTCCCATTCTGTCTCCACATTGCTTTCCCTTTGTCCAGTCTGGGTTATCAAACAACCGACAAGAGAAGAAACTTTCCCCTCCCCCAATTTTATAGCAGCATTTACCTGTATCTGTTTTCTAATATTCTTTCATTCTGCTTTTGGctggcgggggttgggggagaagggaGCTGTGCTCTTTCCCCACGAAAACTCTCTTTGAGGACAACAGAGCTGGGCTTACAGTTGGCTCAGCACCTTCTATATTACAGATGCTTTATGCGTCTGTATTATTCATTGATGCTCTCAGTAGCCCTGTGAAGTTGGCGTTactgtacccattttacagatgaggacacagaaGCAAAGTGACTTTCTGCattcacacagctagtgagggTCAGGCTGGCAGGAACCCAGGTGGGTTTCAAGTGCATTTCCACCATCAAGGCCCCTTTCCTGCTCCGTGGGAAACATTTCTAGAGAGGAAAAGTGGAGAGGGTACTGGGATGAATGTCTGGAGAGCTAGGTTTTCATTCTGGCTTTTGTAGGATTAAGTGCTGGGAGACTcacagtttactcatctgtaattcgggaaggggaggagggattgGTTCTGTGGACATACTCCTGAGCCAGATACcttggcggggggtggggctggggtgctGCTATTGTGGGTTCTGCAGGGTGCGGGAAGGGGACAGCTCTTCATGTGGCTTGGGTCCTGGGAGAGAAAGGAGCAGAAGGGAAGTCGCCctcctttatttatttccatgtagcttgtgggatcttagttccctgaccagaaatagAATccaagcccttggcagtgaaagcaccaagtcctaaccactggaccaccagagaattcctgaaaGCTGTCTTCTTTaacttcctttccttctcactATTTCAGTCAGTGATCTCTGTCACACACAGAGGCCCCACCCACTAGGCAGCCTGGCCCtgtggcggggtggggaggggaaggttCTGTTATCTCTCAGGTTCTGTCTCCGTAAACCTTTCCCCTTGGCAGGGAGTGGATCACAGCTGCTAGACTCCTGCTTCTGGGAACTCGTGTTCTCTTAAACACAAATTCGAGTGTGATCTTGAACCACCTCCTTTCTGAATCTCAATTTTCCCTTTTGCGAAGTGGGAAGTGTCACTGAAGAACACTGTCATGAAGATTCGATTATGTTGGTAAAACAGCTGGCATAATCCATGGCTTGTAGTATactgaatacatgaatgaatgaaataggaTATAAGTTATGAACTGGCCTTGGAAGAGCAGCAGCACTCCAGGCACTTGGTGAGTCCTCCACCATTGTCAGCTGAAACAAAACCATAGCAGGGAATATGTCTTCTTCCACTTAAGGGTCATAGGCAGGGAGTAACGTGGTCAGATGTGTAACTTGGGCCACTCTGGAGACTGTAGAGGAGACGGCTCAAAGCCCTGAGAGACCAGCCAGGAGGGCTCCTAGATGAGGGGTAGGGAAGCCCCAACCAAGGCAACGTCAACCAGGAGTAGGCAGCTTCAGTGGATACCTGGGAAGCAGAAGTGAAGCTTGAAGGGGCtatgggaaggaaggagaaggagggagaaagaggaaggaggaggggccaTGCTGACAACCCTGGCTTCTGGCTTGAACCAGCAGTGTTTCCCTGAAGCAGGAGAAGCTGGTCTAGGGAGGCATCAGGGGTGAGGAGGGCGGTTTGGAGCCTGTATCTGCAGTGCCTGTGGGGCAAGGGACCATTGTCCTGCAGGTGTGATACTCAGCAGAGCAGCTTAGGctggagaggcctggtgggctggcctGAGCCTAGAGCAGGGAGGAGACCCCTTCAAAGAAGACCTGAAAAGTCCCAGAGCTAGAGACCCAGGAAGGCCCTCTCAGGTGGTGGCCCCAGTGAATGAAGAGGATGGGACAAAGTCTGGAGAGTGAGGAGCAAGAGCCATACTCCAGAGACCAAGAAGGGGCCAGTTTGCATGAACAAGTTCACAGGAGGAATGAAAGCTGAGAAATGGAGCTGTAGCATCCTGCAGCTGTGGCAACCCACGGCTTGCCTGAACCAACCTGCTCCTGCAGGTGTGACAGAGTCGAGGCCTGGAGGCAGAGAATAACTTGCACAGGGTCACTCAGCAAATATGGAGCAGACCCCAGACTTCTTGGGCCGCCAGCCCTCACCCATCGGGGTTGCCTTTCCCCGGCAAGGAGCACAGACCACGCAGCACACGTGGACAGTGTGGAGCTTTTAAACTAAAGAGGCATGTCATGGGACAAAATTCACATCTCTCTTTAGGTGAGGTGAAATTCCATACTACATTgaattatttcacaataaaactgatattaaaaagaaagaaggaaagaaagaagggctttcctggtggctcagtggtaaagaattcccctgccaatgcaggagacatgggtttgatccctggtctggggggatcccacatgccacagagcaactaagcctgtgcactgcagctattgagcctgtgctctagagccccggaaccacaactactgaagcccatgcaccatagaacctgtgcttcacaagagaagccatcagaatgagaagcccatgcactgcaactcatgagagagtggcccctgctcaccacaactagagaaaagcccttgcagcaacaaagacccagcactggTCCTGGCCTAGAGGGGCAAATGGATCAACCCCTCCCCAATACTGGGAGTCTTTAGGACAGGGATCAGTCTTCTTCCTTTACACTGGCTTCTGATGTCTTTTATTTCACTGCTTCAGTGCTTCCTATGTACCAGATGCTATTCTAAGCCCATCTCTCCCATGTACCAGGTGTGCTCAGGGAGCCGGGTGAGAGCAGGAGCTACCATTTATGCATCTAACATGCTGGAGACTGTGTCCCAGGCATTCTGTACTGGCAGCAGCTGCTGTCACTGATAAAGGGCTTATTCTGGACCAGGTCAAGTCTGTGCAGAATTCTTAAAACAGCCCCATGTGTTTGATCCTGTTCCCACCTCCATCTTATGGAAGATGAGATTGAGGCTCTGAGACCATGGGCCTTTccaagtgatgctgggaatggCAACCAAGGGCAGGTCTGGCCTTCAAGCTTGTCTCACTGACTCTGAAACTCAAGCTGACATGGAGTCCCAGTACACCCTTGCACAGGCCTTCTTAACTCTGAGAATGCTGGGAGGAAACTGTACCCACCTAGGTGGTCCAGTGCAAGTTTGCTTGGCTCATTGCCACTGTGGACCGTCACGGGGTCCTGAAGGTGTAACAGAGGCTGGGCCAGCATCTTTGGtcccagagtggagggggaggcTTACCCCCCTCCTTCCTCAGAAGCCCCCACTTATACCTAAACACCAGCATCCCCTCAGTAAGCACTTAAAATGTTCCCACCTGAAGCAAtaccacctccctcccaccaacCATCATTCAGTGACATTACTGCTTACTGAGCACCAACTGTGTGCCAGACATTGAAACACAGAGATGAAGGCATTAGGGGTGGTCCCTTCCCTACAGGGGGCTTAGGATTAGAGGAAGTGGGCTTGAGAGTCTTTGAAAAAACATGGAATCCCAGACTATTCTGCTTGTAATCATGAACTGGTACTCTTCATAGTCTTCTGAATTTAAAGGATAAAATTAAACATCCCTTAGAcactttcttggagaaggaaatggcaacccactccagtgttcttgcctggagaatcccagggacgggggagcctggtgggctgctgtttatggggtcgcacagagttggacacgactgaagcgacttagcagcagcagcagcagcagcagtagacacTTTCTCAGAGTGAtggttaccctggagaagggccagaCGTCAAATGCCTGCTGGTTACACTGCCCCCTGCTGTCCCCTTCTGGGAAGAGCAGCTCTCAGGTGCTTTTTAACATGGCTTAGAATAGggcttggagagggaaatggcaacccactctagtgttcttgcctggagaatcccagggacggaggagcctggtgggctgccgtctatggggtcgcacagagtcggaaaggactgaagtgacttagcagcagcagaatagggCTTGAAAGTGAgacaagagagagagatggattaAGGGGCACAGAGCTCCCAGACAAGGATGCCAGCCCAGGCTTTATGGCTTGCTAGTTGGGTGATCTTGgcaaaatcacttaacctctctgaaccttagttCCCCCATATCTAAATTGAGAATAATCGTGCCTAGCTCATGCTGTTATTGTGAGGATTCAATAAGCTAACAACACATGAAACCACATGAAGAGCACTCAGCATGCTGCCTGGACAAAGACTCAGGTCCTGTGAATATTGGCTTTCATGAAACCAATCCCGCCACTCTGCCTATTGTCCTTTGGATCCAAGATCAGGGGCTAAACCAAAGACCGCCCCTTAGGATGCATTTCCCAGCAGCCTGGAATGAACCAGCCCAACCAACACTTCTCTGCTGGGGTtggagggagaggcagagagaaaagccaCCCCAAATGACCCAGCCTCCAGAGCAGAGCGGCTGCCATAAAGGGGCCTGGGAAACTTTCTATTGCCAGACAGAGCTGAAGGAACAGAAAATACATCCTGAAGTTCTCACCTGAGCACATCACCGTGTCCTATTTTGAATCTTCTCATTTTCTAAACAGCATCCTCTGCATCTGAGGGTTTTGTTCACATCTGCTGTCACTTCCATGACTAAGATGTCATTCATCTCTGCTGGGTTTTTTGGAGTCAGTCCTCCTCTGCCCCACGTTCAGAATGTCAGAACATTCTGATTCATCTCAACTCttcttttttggtgttttttttttttttttttctttttttaacttcaaatcCAATCCCATCCCTGCCTTGGCTGACGGATCTGCCTCTTACTTTGGGATAGAGAT comes from the Bubalus kerabau isolate K-KA32 ecotype Philippines breed swamp buffalo chromosome 1, PCC_UOA_SB_1v2, whole genome shotgun sequence genome and includes:
- the KCTD17 gene encoding BTB/POZ domain-containing protein KCTD17 isoform X2 — translated: MRMEAGEAAPPAGAGGWGKWVRLNVGGTVFLTTRQTLCREQKSFLSRLCQGEELQSDRDETGAYLIDRDPTYFGPILNFLRHGKLVLDKDMAEEGVLEEAEFYNIGPLIRIIKDRMEEKDYTVTQVPPKHVYRVLQCQEEELTQMVSTMSDGWRFEQLVNIGSSYNYGNEDQAEFLCVVSKELYSSPHGLSSESSRKTKLLQARGTRM